One Bremerella sp. JC817 DNA segment encodes these proteins:
- a CDS encoding MFS transporter produces MNSAVVTAEERSTVPQIAYGREFWLAYFANTALIVCNSSLFRYFDFVSFLGGDEYNLGLITGFGMAGAVLMRFVQGAMIDRFGTRVVWLGSLGLLICALLGHFAVGRIDGPEIYGLRLCYMVGLAGAFGSSITAISLKAPKGRATELIGVLGSSGFIGLGIGPLVGDIIFAGSGTIESKIQMMFVVALFASCVSIALTFLATRGDRPQVSRNHPSLWKLIREYHPGWMLVMSFAMGVGVLFPQIFLRSYAKEVGITNLSSFFLVYAITAFSFRLMTRKLPERIGVKNAATIGILVLATSLALYLFVRNPWLLPIPAFIGGIAHALIFPAIIGGGSVAFPKKYRGTGTNLMLVMLDSGGLVGQPVIGALIAGSRKMDLPAYPITFVAIGLLLATIALLNQRFAKPVVAREEDSPDLEDRAMCVNESL; encoded by the coding sequence ATGAATTCCGCCGTGGTCACGGCAGAAGAGAGGTCGACCGTCCCGCAAATTGCATACGGCCGCGAATTTTGGCTGGCCTATTTTGCCAATACCGCGCTCATCGTCTGCAACAGCTCTCTGTTCCGTTATTTCGACTTTGTCAGTTTTCTGGGTGGTGACGAATATAACCTCGGACTGATCACCGGGTTCGGCATGGCCGGAGCCGTTCTGATGCGGTTCGTTCAGGGCGCGATGATCGATCGCTTCGGTACCCGCGTCGTCTGGCTGGGATCTTTAGGGCTGCTCATCTGTGCCCTGCTGGGACACTTCGCCGTCGGTCGCATCGATGGTCCGGAGATCTATGGGCTTCGGCTCTGTTACATGGTCGGCCTGGCCGGGGCCTTTGGCTCTTCGATCACGGCCATTTCTTTGAAGGCTCCGAAGGGGCGCGCGACGGAACTGATCGGTGTGCTTGGTTCGTCCGGGTTCATTGGTTTGGGAATTGGACCGCTCGTCGGGGATATCATCTTCGCTGGTTCCGGTACGATCGAGTCGAAGATTCAAATGATGTTTGTCGTGGCGCTTTTCGCGAGTTGTGTTTCGATCGCCCTCACGTTTCTCGCCACCCGAGGCGATCGCCCGCAGGTCTCGCGGAACCACCCTTCCCTTTGGAAGCTGATTCGTGAGTACCATCCCGGCTGGATGTTGGTGATGTCGTTCGCGATGGGAGTCGGCGTGTTGTTTCCGCAGATCTTTCTGCGAAGCTACGCGAAAGAAGTCGGGATCACGAACCTCAGTTCTTTCTTCCTGGTCTATGCGATTACCGCCTTTTCTTTCCGCTTGATGACACGCAAGCTGCCAGAACGGATCGGCGTCAAGAATGCGGCCACCATCGGGATACTGGTCCTGGCGACGAGCTTGGCGTTATATCTTTTCGTCCGCAATCCCTGGCTGCTGCCGATCCCTGCATTTATTGGCGGAATCGCGCATGCGTTGATCTTTCCGGCGATCATCGGCGGCGGGAGCGTGGCGTTTCCGAAGAAGTATCGAGGCACTGGCACGAACTTGATGCTCGTGATGCTCGACTCTGGCGGGCTGGTGGGGCAACCGGTGATTGGGGCATTGATCGCTGGAAGTCGCAAGATGGACTTGCCTGCGTATCCGATTACATTCGTGGCGATCGGCTTGTTGTTGGCGACAATTGCCCTGCTGAATCAACGCTTCGCGAAGCCTGTGGTCGCTCGGGAAGAAGATTCGCCCGATCTGGAAGACCGGGCGATGTGCGTGAACGAATCGCTATAA
- a CDS encoding phosphoribosylanthranilate isomerase — translation MPVPEMFRIKICGLNDFENAIAVAHSGADAIGLNFFPKSKRRIDLTTAERIANFVRGEVQIVGLFVNASLEEIAETHQKLGLDWIQLHGDETAELALSIYKETNVPIMAASRGRLHRWKTLPDGFQPHAQLMDAAVDGAYGGTGHLSDWELAATWRSDELIQRFVLAGGLTPENVTGAISVVRPSAVDVAGGVEIAGQPGLKDMVKVEQFVSAAHRAFGAIT, via the coding sequence ATGCCTGTGCCTGAGATGTTCCGCATCAAGATCTGCGGACTGAACGATTTCGAGAACGCGATCGCGGTCGCTCATAGCGGCGCCGATGCGATCGGGCTCAATTTCTTTCCGAAGAGCAAACGGCGAATCGACCTGACGACCGCCGAGCGGATCGCTAACTTCGTCCGCGGCGAAGTACAGATCGTCGGATTGTTCGTGAACGCTTCGCTCGAAGAGATCGCCGAGACCCATCAGAAGTTGGGCCTCGACTGGATCCAATTGCACGGGGACGAAACGGCCGAGTTGGCGCTCTCTATATATAAGGAAACAAACGTCCCGATCATGGCGGCCAGTCGCGGAAGACTTCATCGCTGGAAGACACTTCCCGATGGCTTTCAACCGCATGCCCAATTGATGGACGCCGCCGTCGACGGGGCATATGGCGGGACCGGACATCTTTCCGACTGGGAATTGGCCGCAACCTGGCGGTCGGACGAGCTGATTCAGCGCTTCGTGCTAGCGGGAGGATTGACCCCCGAGAACGTGACGGGAGCGATCTCCGTGGTGAGGCCTTCCGCGGTCGATGTGGCGGGGGGCGTCGAGATTGCAGGCCAACCAGGGCTGAAAGATATGGTCAAAGTCGAGCAATTTGTCTCCGCCGCACATCGGGCGTTTGGCGCGATCACGTAA
- a CDS encoding AAA family ATPase — translation MDAELIAFPGTRMTMYEEFFGFSHRPFPSVPSLAGYVESDSHAEAIDTILRCVRRDEGIATLVAAPGLGKSTIALRLQDELDGQFEVVHLNSGHCGSRRALLQALAYELGLPHRGMEEGELRIQFAEYVERVDSRRLMGIVILADEADLLPIRLLEELRLLTNFAHNERSRVSVVLMGNMSLEERLASPYLVSFSQRIGARAYLQPLSTAEVSLYVRQQIKQVGAKRTIFDDSAIEAIARLTSGVPRLINQICDHSLLLASLGDMRTLDGEGVEEAWADLQRLPAPKRQIRHDAAHSTDSLIEFGSLEEPTETVAEFPAVVRFQDREQASEEQEFEPIAAEEPEVELTFQNAANPFEERFAQEEVIIDRFASLGDAEVKGIRRVLSPKNSEIAAFLIGTEENPSEVDVVQPEYADADSLVVSRDFSTDSTSFTNLDDRDIIVIESPAGQEEPVHPKMPAPRRRTYRQLFSQLRREHA, via the coding sequence ATGGACGCGGAACTGATAGCCTTCCCCGGGACACGGATGACCATGTACGAAGAATTCTTTGGTTTCTCGCATCGCCCTTTTCCAAGCGTTCCGTCGCTCGCCGGATACGTGGAATCGGATTCGCATGCCGAAGCGATCGACACCATCTTGCGATGCGTTCGCCGAGACGAAGGTATCGCCACGCTGGTCGCCGCCCCAGGTCTGGGTAAGTCGACCATCGCCCTCCGCCTGCAAGACGAACTGGATGGTCAGTTTGAAGTAGTGCATTTGAACAGCGGACATTGCGGTTCGCGTCGTGCATTGCTGCAAGCATTGGCCTACGAGTTGGGGCTGCCTCATCGTGGTATGGAAGAAGGTGAACTGCGCATCCAGTTCGCCGAGTATGTCGAACGTGTCGACAGCCGCCGCTTGATGGGGATTGTCATTCTGGCCGACGAAGCCGATCTGCTGCCGATTCGTCTGCTGGAAGAATTACGTCTGCTGACGAACTTTGCTCACAACGAACGATCGCGGGTCTCGGTCGTGTTGATGGGCAACATGAGCCTGGAAGAACGACTGGCCAGCCCGTACCTGGTTTCGTTCAGCCAACGCATCGGAGCTCGGGCCTACCTTCAGCCCTTGAGCACTGCGGAAGTCTCTCTCTATGTTCGTCAGCAGATCAAGCAGGTAGGTGCCAAGCGAACGATCTTCGATGACTCGGCCATCGAAGCGATCGCTCGCCTGACCTCGGGTGTGCCGCGTCTGATCAATCAGATCTGCGATCACTCGTTGCTGCTGGCATCGTTGGGTGATATGCGAACGCTGGATGGCGAAGGGGTCGAAGAGGCCTGGGCCGATCTGCAGCGTCTGCCAGCACCAAAGCGTCAGATTCGTCACGACGCCGCCCATTCGACTGATTCGCTGATCGAATTTGGTTCGCTGGAAGAACCGACCGAAACGGTTGCCGAGTTCCCAGCGGTCGTCCGCTTCCAAGATCGCGAACAAGCTTCTGAAGAACAAGAGTTCGAGCCGATCGCTGCGGAAGAACCCGAAGTTGAGCTCACGTTCCAGAACGCTGCCAACCCATTCGAGGAACGGTTCGCCCAGGAAGAGGTGATCATTGACCGCTTCGCCTCGCTGGGGGATGCCGAGGTCAAAGGTATCCGCCGCGTGCTGAGCCCAAAGAACTCGGAGATTGCCGCGTTCCTGATCGGCACGGAAGAGAATCCTTCCGAAGTCGACGTGGTGCAACCAGAATACGCCGATGCCGACTCGTTGGTGGTTTCGCGTGACTTCTCGACCGATTCGACCAGCTTCACCAACCTGGACGATCGCGACATCATCGTGATCGAATCGCCAGCCGGTCAAGAAGAGCCAGTTCATCCGAAGATGCCTGCTCCACGCCGTCGTACCTATCGCCAACTGTTCTCGCAGTTGCGTCGCGAACACGCGTAA
- a CDS encoding SDR family oxidoreductase — translation MAKYLVTGGAGFIGSHIVDGLLARGDEVVIYDNLSTGSRDNLPDHAKATFVEGCITNADQLAEALNGVEYVFHEAALASVPLSVERPLDTNLHCVTGTLNVLNEARKAGVKRVVYAASSSAYGDQPFLAKRESDLPAPLSPYAVAKLAGEYYCQAFFHTYGLETVGLRYFNVFGPRQDPDSPYSAVIPIFLTLLLQGKQPVVYGDGQQSRDFTYVKNIVNANLNAMAAPNVAGRTINVANGKSTSLLTLLRLLNEYLGTDIQANHDPPRAGDVRDSMADNTLATQLLNYEIEVDFDEGLRKSIAYYRELATQRA, via the coding sequence ATGGCCAAGTATCTTGTCACCGGTGGTGCCGGTTTTATTGGTTCGCACATTGTCGATGGCCTGCTGGCTCGAGGTGACGAAGTGGTCATCTACGACAATCTCAGCACCGGTAGCCGCGACAACCTGCCGGACCATGCCAAGGCCACCTTCGTTGAGGGGTGCATCACCAACGCCGACCAACTGGCCGAAGCATTGAACGGGGTCGAGTATGTCTTCCACGAAGCAGCCCTGGCTTCCGTTCCGCTGAGTGTCGAACGTCCTCTTGATACCAACTTGCACTGCGTGACCGGCACACTGAACGTATTGAACGAGGCTCGCAAGGCAGGCGTGAAACGTGTTGTCTATGCCGCGTCGAGCAGTGCCTACGGCGATCAGCCTTTCCTGGCGAAGCGAGAGAGCGACTTGCCTGCTCCGCTTTCGCCTTACGCGGTTGCCAAGCTGGCGGGGGAATACTACTGCCAGGCCTTTTTCCATACCTATGGCCTCGAAACCGTAGGCTTGCGTTACTTCAACGTTTTCGGTCCACGCCAAGATCCTGACAGCCCTTACTCGGCCGTGATCCCGATCTTCCTGACCTTGCTGCTGCAAGGCAAGCAGCCGGTTGTTTACGGTGACGGGCAACAGTCGCGAGACTTCACCTACGTGAAGAACATCGTCAACGCCAACCTGAATGCGATGGCTGCCCCGAATGTCGCCGGTCGGACGATCAATGTTGCCAATGGCAAAAGTACTTCACTGCTGACCCTGCTTCGCCTGCTGAACGAATATCTGGGAACCGATATTCAAGCCAATCACGATCCGCCTCGCGCAGGCGACGTCCGGGACAGCATGGCCGATAACACACTGGCCACGCAATTGCTGAACTACGAGATCGAAGTTGACTTCGACGAAGGCCTGCGGAAGTCGATCGCCTATTACCGCGAATTGGCCACACAGCGAGCCTAA